The following nucleotide sequence is from Phycisphaera sp..
GGGCGAGACGCGGCCCGACCAGTTGCTGGCGATGGATCCGGGTATCGCCACTGGCAAGCTGCAGGGCGAGGCAACCAGGGAGCCGGCCTTCGGGCTCGATGCGTGGTGGATCACCACCGACATGCGGATGCGGGCCGAGTCGATGAACTACACGGTGGTCGACGCGACCAGCGTGCTGACCACGCACCTGACCGAGGTGGTGAAGGCCCACGCCAGCGAGTTGCTGACGCGCGAGGAGGTGGGGAATCTGCTGGAGGGTGTCAAGGAGCGGGCGCCGAAGCTGGTCGAGGAGGCGTTGGCCGGCTCGCTGAAGCTTGCCGACCTGCAGCACGTGCTTCAGAATCTGCTGCGCGAGCGCGTGCCGATCCGCGACATGGAGACCGTGCTCGAGGTGCTGGCCGACTGGGGCGGGAAGACCAAAGACGTGGACGTGCTGACCGAGTACGTCCGCAACGGGCTGAGGCGGGCCATCTGCCACCAGTACGCCGTGGACGAGGGCGAGGGGCAACTCGTGCTGTCGTGCGCCACCGTCGACCCGGCCATGGAAGACCTCATCAGCAGCTATATCGATCGTGGGAGCGAGAGCACGACGCTGACGATGCCGGCTGGGGTGACCAACGCCGTGGCCGGGGAAATCAACCGTGCCCTCGAGCCGGTGGTGAATTCGGGGCACGCGCCGGTGGTGCTGGCCTCGCCGACGGTGCGGGCGGTGCTGTTCCAGATCATGGAGCCCAGGCTGCCGGGCATCGCGGTGCTGGGGTACAACGAGGTGGACCAGAATGTGGAGCTGAACGCGATGGGGTTGGTGCGGCCGCCGAGCGAGGGGGCCGTGGCGCAGGCGGGGTGAGCATGGAGTCGGACGGGTCGGCCAGCGGCCCGACCATGACCCTGCCAGCGTGAAAAAGTCGTCATTGCGACGCGGGCGGGCCGATAGTTCGGGCGATCCCCAGCCGGGCCGGAGGCCCGACTCGAATTCGGAAGGAGCCACGGAGGGCATGGGTATTCGAACGTATCGTGCACGCTCGATGGCAGACGCCATCGACGCCGTCCAACGTGAGTTGGGCCGCGATGCGATCATCCTGCACACACGCAATTACAAGGTTGGCGGGCTGTTTGGCATTGGTGGCCGGCCTGTCGTCGAGGTGACCGCGTCGCCCGCTTCGGTGGTGCGCGAGCGCCAGCGTGGGCAGGGCCAGCGTGGTCAGGCCCAGCCGCAGCCGGCGGCCCGAACTGGGCAGAAACCCAGGCCCCAGCCGAGGCCAGCCAAACCGGCGGCTGACGTTCCTGCCGATCCGACGTCTCCTCAGCATCGGCAGGAGTTGCTCGAGCGATACACGGCTTTGGCGTCGGCCCAAGTGCCTCCGCAGCCTGTGCCGGAACCGGCAGCCAAGCCCGAGCCGGTCCCGTTCGAGAACCCCAAGAGTGAACAGCCCCAGGCCGAACGGATGCGTGTGCGGAGTTCAGCGGCGCAGGCCCATTCGGATGGTGTTGAAGGGGAACTCCGCAGCCTGCGGCAGTTGATGGGCCGCATGATGCACACCCAGCAGGCCGGGCCGGTGTCGGCGTCGGCGCTGGGCGAGCCGCTGGCCGAGGCGTACGTGAAGATGATCGAGGCCGAGGTCGGCCGCGAATTGGCCGACGAGGTTGTTTCACAAGTCAGGCATTCGCTGGGACGCGAGGAACTCGGCGATGCGTCCTTGGTCCGTTCCGCTTCGCTGACAGCGTTGGCAGAGGCGATCCCGATCGCCAAACCCGGACGTGGGCGGACGGGCGATGGGCCGTTGACGATTGCGCTCGTGGGCCCCACCGGGGTGGGCAAGACCACCACGATCGCTAAGCTGGCGGCGGCATACAAGCTCCGGCGTGGGCAGCGTGTGGGATTGATCACCACCGATACGTTCCGCATCGCCGCCGTCGAGCAGCTCCGGACGTACGCGAGCATCATCAGCGTGCCGCTGCGGGTGGTGATGAGCCCGGCGGAGATGGCCTCGGCCTGCCGGGCGATGGCCGACTGCGACGTGGTGCTGATCGATACCGCCGGGCGTTCGCCGCGAGATGGGCAACGGGTCGAGGAGCTCTCGGCCTACCTGGAGGCCGCCCAGCCTCACGAGACGCACTTGGTGTTGTCGGCCACGGCGGGCCCCTCGGCGTTGCGGAGCGCGGCCAAGGGGTTCTCGATGGCCGGGCCCGATCGGATGAT
It contains:
- the flhF gene encoding flagellar biosynthesis protein FlhF, coding for MADAIDAVQRELGRDAIILHTRNYKVGGLFGIGGRPVVEVTASPASVVRERQRGQGQRGQAQPQPAARTGQKPRPQPRPAKPAADVPADPTSPQHRQELLERYTALASAQVPPQPVPEPAAKPEPVPFENPKSEQPQAERMRVRSSAAQAHSDGVEGELRSLRQLMGRMMHTQQAGPVSASALGEPLAEAYVKMIEAEVGRELADEVVSQVRHSLGREELGDASLVRSASLTALAEAIPIAKPGRGRTGDGPLTIALVGPTGVGKTTTIAKLAAAYKLRRGQRVGLITTDTFRIAAVEQLRTYASIISVPLRVVMSPAEMASACRAMADCDVVLIDTAGRSPRDGQRVEELSAYLEAAQPHETHLVLSATAGPSALRSAAKGFSMAGPDRMIFTKLDEAESVGTVISMVHALGLPLSFVTTGQEVPDHIEPGRADRLARLVLGSTSTAKKPEPAPLRRETPLAEAAL